The Camarhynchus parvulus chromosome 22, STF_HiC, whole genome shotgun sequence genome includes the window CTCATTTTGTGCCTTAGTAGCCCAGTGGGCCCCtcaggggagggaaaaatcactcaaatcccattttttgagGTACAGGGAGAGGGTGATGCTTCTCATAGTGAGCATCCATCCCTCTTTTCCCAGGAATGCTCCAAAAAGtctgtgccccagagctggggggtgcagggtggggacaggagaccccagagcagggacaggtggggacatCCCTAAGGGAGACAACCCAGCCAGGAGCAAACCAATGGAAAACTGGGGGGGCTTCAGCCCCTCCTCGGTGGGTGGGAAGGGCCGCAGGGACTCCGTGGCGTGTCCCCAATAAAGTTTTCGGCAGCACGGCCGGGCCTGTGTCGGTGCCGCTGTCACCACCGGGGCCGTGTCACTATCGGTGCCACCGCCGGGGCTGTGTCGGTGTCACTGTCGGTGCCACCGCCGGGGCCGGGTCGGTGTCGCTGTCACCGCCGGGGCTGTGTcggtgctgctgtcactgccgTGTCGGTGCCGGTGTCGCTGTCACCGCCGGGGCCGTGCCGGTGTCGCTGTCACTGCCGTGTCGGTGCCGGTGTCGCTGTCACCGCCGGGGCCGTGCCGGTGTCGCTGTCACTGCCGTGTCGGTGCCGGTGTCGCTGTCACTGCCGTGTCGGTGCCGGTGTCGCTGTCACCGCCGGGCCGCTGTCGCCCTCTGCCGGCGCCCGGCCGCCACtgcagggggacacggggggctCGGGGTGTCCCTGGAAGGAAAAACTGGGATCGAACATCGGCGCGGGAAGGAAACGGCCTCGAAGCACCAGGAATGGAGATTTCCAGCACAATAGAGGCAATTTGGGCTTTTAAGGATAAGGAGAGGCTgcctgctgtgtcctggggtgaGCGGATGCTGCTTGGGATAAGGGGTTGGGAGCCCACCCTGGAGAGGTTCTGGTGGGCATGACAAAGGTTCCTTCTCTGCCTTggggtgctcctgctgctccaggtgaggGCACACGGCTCCCAACACCAGGGAAACCATCACATCTTCCTGCCAGGACGTGGGCTTGGCAAACCTGCACGAGACAGGGAACAGGGCTCAGGGGTGTCCTGGGAAGCCCAGCAGAAAATGGGGATGGAACCCCTAAAAACCagaaccttcccttcccagctggagcagagctgtagGAGTGCtggtggctgtccccagtgcagggacacagcgAGGTCCCCCCCAGAGCATCCCGTGCCAaggctcctccccagctcccagcatggAGAACTtcatccctccctctccccttgGCTGTTCCTTCCCAACCACATCACATGCCAGGCCAGGtttaagcaaaataaacccaGTTGCCACGGTTacccagagcagggatgctAAATATACAGAATctagatatttttatatatatttaacagCCACACACGGAGCCCGTGAGCCCAAGCAGGGAACACGGGATCTGAGCCCTGCAGACCTCAGGGTGGCTCCCAGATGGACAAAGATCCCTTTGTGGCCTGGAGGTGTTGATTCCTCCTCGGATTCAAGcccacctgggctcacctgaaCCCACCTGGTGGCTTTGTCAGCATCACTGTCACCGTGTGTGGCACAGCCAgacctccccagcacccccccTGTCCTGCACTCGGAGCATccacaaatcccagctctggtcCGTGCCatgagctcctcctgccctcgCAGCGCTCAGGAGAGCGATGTCACCCATGGAAACTCAAACCCAGGCGTTCCCAGGGATTCACTCTGCCTACTCTCCGCAGTGCTTGGGGAGGAGAATTCCATCTTTTATAGTAGAAAGTGGATAATTAGCGGGTTTTGCACCCACCCACAAGATCCCAGCGTTAATAAGGAGAGCTGGCAGGAAGGGAAAGCTCCCTCCACGACGAGGAACGTGCTCAGCCTCGGTGGCTGAGGCACCCCTGGGTGAGCAAGGGCACCTGGAGGGGTGAGGGTTAAGGGTTTCACCAGCACTCAGACCTCCAGGAGGGAAGCACCACCCCAGGAGGAtcctggggggcactggggccATCCCAGCATGGGGagcattccctgctgctgagcaaaTCCTCCTCCCATCAGGAATTCCGGGTTAGCCCAGTGGTTgtcccccttcctccccaaatcccctcagggcAGGTTTAGCAGGTGCCAGCCCACCACCAATCCCAAGGATTTTCCTCACAAAATAGGATGAATTAACCCTCTCCAGGCCGGCCAACACCAGCACACATCGGCATCCACACCTGGATTTTCCTTGTCAGATGCTCGGGAGCTTCCCCTCGTTCCAGGTGATTCTGGGGTGGCACAGAGAGGCTCAgatctccttcctcctcctcacctgggCCCTGGAAGGAGAATCAgcatcccctgcagcagcctcagccatTTCTTTGGGATCAGCCACGGGGTCCCAGTGAGGGGGAagatggaggagcagcaggggagggggtgCCCAGACCCCCACCCCACACAGGGACCCCCCAGCCGTgcccttccccccctccccgaGCCCCTCCCCATTGCTCCTCACCCGGGGggctcaggagagcagagggggGCGGTGGGAAGGGGTTTGATGCTGGAAAGGGAGGGACAAGGATCAAACCCACCCCACCCCCAGCCGTGCTCCAGAAACCCTTCAGCAGCCCCGGTCAGGCTGTGACCCAGCCGGGGGGCTCTGCCGggaccccctgtgcccccaggccctgccaTGCGCACGGGCACGGCGGGGACGAGCACTCACGGTTCccgggcaggagctgcagggatgtgccCGGGGCGGCCGGGCGGGAGCGGTGCCGGGAGGCGCTGCGGGAGTCCCCGCTGGCAAGGAAAAAGCCCCAAGTGACGGTAGGAAATgggcaggagaggggggaaagggagggagaacGGGATACCTGATGGGAGAGCGCCTGGCCGCGGCTCGGGGCAGCATCTTCCTCGCCGGCGGCACAGGCAGCATCTTCCTCACCGTCCCGCGCAGAGCTGCCGACGCCAGGAGGGGCTCCAGCAGCGCCAAAACAGCATCGAAcccccttcctcatcctcaccccTCCTCCTTTACCCCCCAAACTGCGGAGCCCCCCGCGAGAAAGCCGCGATGCTCCCGGCAGCATCATCCCATCATCCCCggcaccccctccccaccaaCCCCGCGGAGCGGCCGGAGgggcccggggggctccgggggtcGGACGAGCTTCAGCCCCATCCCCCCAGGCAGCGGGAGCCCTCCGGGGCTGAGCGGGGAGGGGGCTCGGGGATAGCCGGGGGAGGGGGCTCGGCAGCCGCTCGGGCCGTCAGCGGGTCCGGGCCCGGTGGGACAAAAGGGGCGGAAAAGCCGTCGGAAGTGATGCGGCAGTGACGCGTCCTCGCGTGACGTCACGCCGGGTTTAGGGGCGTGACGTCACGGCGCGACAGCAAGTACCTCGCTCAGAGCCGCCTCTTTGTGGGTGAAAAGATTTtattggggggggaaaaaaaaaagtgaagggGTGCGCCAGGCTGGGGACCGGCCCCGGGCTGGCGTGACGTCATGGGGTGAGGTGTGACGCATTCCTCCATCCAGGTGTGGCGGTGGGAGCGGGACCCCCCCGTCCTACCTGCAGCGGCCGCCGCGCAGGGAGCGGCGGGTCAGGCGGGTGAGCAGCACCTTCACCCGGCCCCAGTGCGAGCGCCCGTCCTGCGGGACAGGGGGGGAtcagggggggacagggggggcaCCCCAGCGACCCCCCCGGCACCCCCCGACCCCGCCCGGCCGTACCTTGTCCGGTGCCGGGACAGCCGCGCCGCCCTCGGCGGGCtccagcaggctgggggagctgacCGAGTGTCCCCACAACCGCCGGCACGGCCCGGGCTCGGCTGCTGCGAGGGGGAGCAAAGCTGGTCAGGCTTGGGGACCGGGGGGGCATCGTTCTGCCATGCCACGTGCTGCCCCCCGCACCTGGTGCCAGGTGCCGCCATCGCACCCCGCTCACCTGGCACCGGTGCTGCCATTGCTGCATCTCCCAGTGCTCACCTGGCACCGGTGCTGCCATTGCCGCATCcccctgtgctcacctggcACCGGTGCTGCCATTGCCGCATCCCCCCAGTGCTCACCTGGCACCGGTGCTGCCATTCCTGCATCCCCCCGTGCTCACCTGGCACCGGTGCTGCCATTCCCGCATCCCCCCGTGCTCACCTGGCACCGGTGCTGCCATTCCTGCATCTCCCAGTGCTCACCTGGCCCCATCTCCCGCCAGGTCCGAACCCACCGTCTCACCCGGCCCCAGGTCCCGTCTCTCCCGAGCCCACCCCGCTCACCTGGCGCCTGGCTGTCGAGCAGGAGCGCTGCCGGAACTCCTCACCTCTCCAGGTGCCCAAATCCCGCCTCGGGTGCTGCCGGCTGGGCTGGGGGcgagcagagcacaggcaggctgTGAGCTGGGACCCCCGCACCCCCACCCCGCGCATCCCCCTCCTCGTGGCCCTCACCAGGGTGGCCGTGCGGGCTCCGCCGCCTGCTGCCGGAGGGCGCGGTTGTCCTGCTGCAGCCGCGCCAGGCGCTCCAGCATCTGGCACACGTGCTCCAGGTAGCGCAGCCCCTGCCCCGACACCTCGGGCACGGCCCGGGGGTCCCGAGGAGGCCCCTCCGCCGCCCCCTCCGCCACCTCGGGGTCCCGGGGGGGCTCGGCCAGGTCGGCGGCGCTGGCGCTGCGCCGGCTGAGCTGTCGCGGGCAGCGCTGCCTCCGGCTCCGCTgcgctgcctgcagcagcctccgGCTGGCCGAGCGGCTCCgggggggctgctgctcctctccgGGGGGCTGCTCCTCTCCGGGGGGCTGCTCCCCCGGGAAAGCGTCCAGGGAGAAGCGGCTCTCGGAGCCCAGCGGGCTGCAGGGCGAGTGCTCGTTGCTGGCCATCTCCACGCCGGAATCCTCGGACTCGGACTTGAGGAGCCTCCCCGCGGccggggggctgctggggggtcCCCCCCGGGTGCTCATTCCCCGCCGGGGCTGCCGCGGGCTCTCCTGCAGCCGGCGGTAAACGCTGGCGGAGGTGCGCACGATGCAGCTC containing:
- the C22H8orf58 gene encoding uncharacterized protein C8orf58 homolog, with the protein product MLRRRGAFTVQPLRADPDGPWESAESCIVRTSASVYRRLQESPRQPRRGMSTRGGPPSSPPAAGRLLKSESEDSGVEMASNEHSPCSPLGSESRFSLDAFPGEQPPGEEQPPGEEQQPPRSRSASRRLLQAAQRSRRQRCPRQLSRRSASAADLAEPPRDPEVAEGAAEGPPRDPRAVPEVSGQGLRYLEHVCQMLERLARLQQDNRALRQQAAEPARPPCPAGSTRGGIWAPGEVRSSGSAPARQPGASSRARAVPAVVGTLGQLPQPAGARRGRRGCPGTGQGRALALGPGEGAAHPPDPPLPARRPLQVGRGGPAPTATPGWRNASHLTP